A genomic window from Gemmatimonadaceae bacterium includes:
- a CDS encoding UbiX family flavin prenyltransferase — translation MSATTRYPVVVAITGASGAPYAVRLLQALVELQVPTWLIVSSHGWRLLRTESRIANLDELKAHVGAEAWDRCVTVFDDNDRGAKPASGSARSSGMVVCPCSMGTVSAIAHGTSRSLVERAADVALKERRPLIVVPRETPLSLIHLENLTQITRAGATVIPAAPGFYHQPTRIEDLVDFIVARVLDHLGLDHTVGHRWGEDTPTE, via the coding sequence GTGAGTGCGACGACGCGCTATCCGGTCGTGGTGGCGATTACCGGGGCCTCGGGGGCGCCGTATGCCGTGCGCCTGCTGCAGGCGCTGGTGGAGCTGCAGGTCCCCACCTGGCTGATCGTGTCGAGCCATGGGTGGCGCCTGCTGCGGACCGAGAGCCGGATTGCGAACCTCGACGAGCTCAAGGCGCATGTCGGCGCCGAGGCGTGGGATCGGTGCGTCACCGTCTTCGACGACAACGACCGCGGGGCGAAGCCGGCGAGCGGGTCGGCGCGCAGCAGCGGGATGGTGGTGTGCCCGTGCTCCATGGGGACCGTCAGTGCGATCGCGCACGGCACCTCGCGCTCACTGGTCGAGCGGGCGGCGGACGTGGCGCTCAAGGAGCGGCGACCCCTGATCGTTGTGCCACGTGAAACACCGCTGTCGCTGATCCATCTGGAGAACCTGACGCAGATCACGCGCGCGGGCGCCACGGTGATTCCGGCCGCGCCCGGGTTCTACCATCAGCCCACGCGCATCGAAGATTTGGTGGACTTCATCGTCGCGCGGGTGCTCGATCATCTCGGGCTCGATCACACCGTCGGGCACCGCTGGGGCGAGGACACCCCCACGGAGTAG
- the ubiA gene encoding putative 4-hydroxybenzoate polyprenyltransferase, whose amino-acid sequence MSPTPRGSYTPPKGAVDGQLVSGDSLPVRLANFVKLPHTVFAMPFTLVGVLFASVTSPVTPALVGWVLLAFTSARFAAMAFNRLVDRDVDAKNPRTAMREIPRGALTLGQARASILVTSALFLLASYMINPLCFALSPVALFWVLGYSYTKRFTRWSHLWLGLGLAIAPVGGYLAVAGHWSQPWWLLCVLALAVASWSGGFDMIYALQDAEFDRQHGLHSVPSTFGVPRAITIARAHHVLSVLCFSAVIAAQPMGEVTPLVNGVLWAAVAAVAVLLLWEHRLVKADDLSKVDAAFFTMNGVISMVFLAAVLGARLLLGGGTP is encoded by the coding sequence GTGAGTCCGACGCCGCGCGGGTCCTACACGCCCCCCAAGGGCGCGGTGGATGGGCAGCTGGTGAGCGGCGATTCGCTCCCGGTGCGGCTGGCGAACTTCGTCAAGCTGCCGCACACGGTGTTCGCGATGCCGTTCACCCTGGTGGGGGTGCTCTTTGCGAGTGTCACGTCGCCGGTGACGCCGGCGCTGGTCGGGTGGGTGCTGCTCGCCTTCACCAGCGCACGCTTTGCCGCGATGGCGTTCAACCGGCTCGTGGATCGCGATGTCGATGCCAAGAACCCGCGCACCGCGATGCGCGAGATCCCGCGCGGCGCGCTGACGCTCGGTCAGGCGCGTGCCAGCATTCTGGTCACGAGCGCGCTGTTCCTGCTCGCGTCGTACATGATCAACCCGCTGTGCTTTGCGCTGTCGCCGGTCGCGCTGTTCTGGGTGCTGGGGTACAGCTACACCAAGCGTTTCACCCGCTGGTCGCACCTGTGGCTGGGGCTCGGGCTGGCGATTGCCCCGGTGGGTGGGTATCTCGCGGTCGCGGGGCACTGGAGCCAGCCGTGGTGGCTGCTCTGCGTGCTGGCGTTGGCCGTCGCCAGCTGGAGCGGTGGTTTTGACATGATCTATGCGCTGCAGGACGCCGAGTTCGACCGGCAGCACGGGCTGCACAGTGTGCCGAGCACGTTCGGCGTGCCGCGCGCCATCACGATTGCCCGTGCGCACCATGTGCTGTCGGTGCTCTGCTTCTCGGCGGTGATTGCCGCGCAGCCCATGGGTGAGGTGACGCCGTTGGTGAACGGGGTGCTGTGGGCGGCGGTGGCAGCGGTGGCCGTCCTGCTGCTCTGGGAGCATCGCCTGGTGAAGGCCGACGACCTGTCCAAGGTGGACGCGGCGTTCTTCACGATGAACGGCGTGATCTCGATGGTCTTTCTGGCTGCCGTGCTTGGCGCGCGGCTGCTCCTCGGAGGGGGCACCCCGTGA
- a CDS encoding menaquinone biosynthesis decarboxylase has protein sequence MALDTLSDFLAAVERIGELHRITQPVKVHLELTEIADRVSKMPGGGKALLFEKPVLRDGSISPYPVAINIFGSMRRMALALGVEKLDEIGDRITQLMDLKVPDGFVGKLSLLPRLLEISKFPPRTKGGTPACQEIVWRGDEIDLDRIPVLHCWPEDGGPYITMTAVISKDPARGIRNVGMYRVQQLDKKHVAMHWQRHKTGAEHLRQMAERGEKMPVCIVVGSDPASMYSASAPLPPNIDEFLFAGFLRREPVRLAKAVTNDLEVPADAEFVIEGYIDPAEALIVEGPFGDHTGFYSEADLYPKVHVTAVTMRKNAVYATTIVGRPPMEDFYLGHATERIFLPLLKLTTPEIVDYHMPAEGGFHNLVFVSIDKKYPGHADKVMHALWGQGLMSLAKVLVVVDKEINVRNPVEAWWVALNNMDPQRDVRFTMGPVDVLDHASRAFTYGSKMGIDATRKWPEEGFTRAWPKVIEMDEATKRAVDAKWASLGLPPVPQW, from the coding sequence ATGGCTCTCGATACTCTTTCGGATTTTCTCGCCGCCGTCGAACGGATCGGCGAACTCCATCGCATCACGCAGCCGGTCAAGGTGCATCTCGAACTCACCGAGATCGCCGATCGGGTGTCCAAGATGCCGGGCGGCGGCAAGGCGCTGCTCTTCGAGAAGCCGGTGCTCCGTGACGGCTCCATCTCGCCGTACCCGGTCGCCATCAACATCTTCGGCTCGATGCGCCGCATGGCGCTCGCCCTTGGTGTCGAGAAGCTCGATGAGATCGGCGACCGTATCACGCAGCTGATGGACCTCAAGGTCCCCGACGGATTCGTCGGCAAGCTGTCGCTGCTGCCGCGCCTGCTCGAGATCTCCAAGTTCCCGCCGCGCACGAAAGGCGGCACGCCCGCCTGTCAGGAAATCGTCTGGCGTGGCGACGAGATCGATCTCGACCGCATCCCCGTGCTGCACTGCTGGCCGGAAGACGGCGGGCCGTACATCACCATGACGGCCGTGATCTCCAAGGACCCGGCGCGCGGTATTCGCAACGTGGGCATGTACCGCGTGCAGCAGCTCGACAAGAAGCACGTGGCCATGCACTGGCAGCGCCACAAGACGGGCGCCGAGCATCTGCGGCAGATGGCCGAGCGGGGCGAGAAGATGCCGGTGTGCATCGTCGTCGGGTCGGACCCGGCGAGCATGTACTCGGCGAGCGCGCCGCTGCCGCCGAACATCGACGAGTTCCTGTTCGCCGGTTTCCTCCGGCGTGAGCCGGTGCGGTTGGCGAAGGCGGTCACGAACGATCTCGAAGTCCCGGCCGACGCCGAGTTCGTGATCGAAGGCTACATCGATCCCGCCGAAGCGCTCATCGTGGAAGGCCCGTTTGGCGATCACACGGGGTTCTACTCCGAGGCCGATCTCTATCCCAAGGTGCACGTCACAGCGGTGACGATGCGCAAGAATGCGGTGTACGCCACAACCATCGTGGGGCGCCCGCCGATGGAAGACTTCTACCTCGGCCATGCTACCGAGCGGATCTTCCTGCCGCTGCTCAAGCTCACCACGCCGGAGATTGTGGACTACCACATGCCGGCCGAGGGTGGGTTCCACAACCTCGTGTTCGTGAGCATCGACAAGAAGTACCCGGGCCACGCCGACAAGGTGATGCACGCCTTGTGGGGGCAGGGGCTCATGTCGCTCGCCAAGGTGCTGGTGGTGGTCGACAAGGAGATCAATGTGCGCAACCCGGTGGAGGCGTGGTGGGTGGCGCTCAACAACATGGACCCGCAGCGCGACGTGCGCTTCACCATGGGGCCGGTGGATGTGCTCGACCATGCCAGTCGCGCGTTCACGTACGGCAGCAAGATGGGGATCGACGCGACGCGGAAGTGGCCGGAGGAAGGCTTCACCCGCGCGTGGCCCAAGGTGATCGAGATGGATGAGGCCACCAAGCGCGCGGTTGACGCCAAGTGGGCGAGCCTCGGGTTGCCGCCGGTGCCGCAGTGGTGA
- a CDS encoding ubiquinone/menaquinone biosynthesis methyltransferase, which yields MPSTIDAPGATTPERSGAGPDALAVAAQAADGTGKREYVQQMFSDIAPRYDLLNHVLSMNIDKRWRKKALAALGWTARPAGTYLDLCAGTLDVGATLVRQRGFTGFVAGADFAVPMLQHGAGKAPRAVLAPVGADALALPFGNATLDGAIVAFGIRNVADLDAGLREVRRVLTPGARFVILEFSTPRFAIVRALYHAYFHNVLPLIGRLVSGHGSAYTYLPLSVAKFPTEEALADRLRQAGFRTVQWQRLTFGIAAIHVATV from the coding sequence ATGCCAAGCACCATCGACGCCCCGGGGGCGACGACGCCCGAGCGCTCCGGCGCGGGTCCCGACGCGCTCGCCGTCGCGGCCCAGGCGGCCGACGGGACGGGCAAGCGCGAGTACGTGCAGCAGATGTTCTCGGACATCGCGCCGCGCTATGACCTGCTCAACCATGTGCTGTCGATGAACATCGACAAGCGCTGGCGGAAGAAGGCGCTCGCGGCCCTCGGCTGGACGGCGCGGCCGGCCGGTACCTATCTCGACCTGTGCGCCGGCACGCTCGACGTGGGCGCGACGCTCGTGCGGCAACGCGGCTTTACGGGGTTCGTGGCCGGCGCCGATTTCGCCGTGCCCATGCTGCAGCACGGGGCCGGCAAGGCGCCGCGGGCGGTGCTCGCCCCGGTGGGCGCCGACGCGCTCGCGCTGCCGTTTGGGAACGCGACGCTCGATGGGGCCATTGTGGCTTTCGGCATCCGCAATGTGGCTGATCTCGACGCCGGGCTGCGCGAGGTGCGGCGTGTGCTCACGCCGGGCGCGCGTTTCGTCATCCTCGAGTTCTCGACGCCACGGTTCGCCATCGTGCGGGCGCTCTATCACGCGTACTTCCACAACGTCCTGCCCCTGATCGGTCGCCTCGTGAGCGGTCATGGCTCGGCGTACACCTATCTGCCGCTCTCCGTGGCCAAGTTCCCCACGGAGGAGGCGCTCGCCGATCGGCTGCGCCAGGCAGGCTTCCGCACCGTGCAGTGGCAGCGCCTCACCTTCGGGATCGCGGCGATTCACGTCGCGACCGTCTAG
- a CDS encoding sigma-70 family RNA polymerase sigma factor, producing the protein MFKIANNVAIDHLRRRRLDTISIDGSPHAATASEVEASSIDLEADQENALEELESRELGSAIEKAIAKLRPEYRACIMLRHVEGRAYEEIAATLDLPLGTVKTYIHRARHELRKALEPLRE; encoded by the coding sequence CTGTTCAAGATCGCCAATAACGTCGCCATCGATCATCTCCGTCGGCGGCGGCTCGACACGATCTCCATCGACGGCAGCCCGCACGCGGCCACGGCGTCCGAGGTCGAGGCCAGCAGCATCGACCTCGAAGCCGACCAGGAGAACGCCCTCGAGGAGCTCGAATCGCGCGAGCTGGGGTCGGCCATCGAAAAGGCCATTGCCAAGCTCCGCCCCGAGTATCGGGCGTGCATCATGCTGCGTCATGTGGAAGGGCGAGCCTACGAGGAAATCGCGGCCACCCTCGACTTGCCGCTGGGCACGGTGAAGACGTACATCCACCGGGCCCGGCACGAGCTGCGGAAGGCGCTGGAGCCCCTCCGCGAATGA
- a CDS encoding SAM-dependent chlorinase/fluorinase, with amino-acid sequence MTAPAITLLTDFGTADGYVAELKGVLVSRAPQVPLIDLSHEIPPQDVAAARLAVARYWRRFPAGTVHLVVVDPGVGTGRAAIAVESDGRFLVGPDNGVLSPALFTLDARVVALPVDAQASATFHGRDVFAPVAAELAMGAPLESVGDPYMSALRLRTPQPQRHADGSLHGEVLTIDRFGNAITNLAVRDGGVIEVAGRRAPMVRTYGDAETGALIALVGSNGFVELAMREGNAAIALGLTRGASVVLRPR; translated from the coding sequence ATGACCGCACCGGCGATCACCCTGCTTACCGACTTCGGCACGGCCGACGGCTACGTGGCCGAGCTCAAGGGCGTGCTCGTGTCGCGCGCGCCTCAGGTGCCGCTGATCGATCTGTCGCATGAGATCCCGCCGCAGGATGTGGCGGCGGCGCGGCTCGCGGTGGCGCGTTATTGGCGGCGCTTTCCCGCCGGGACCGTGCATCTCGTCGTGGTCGATCCGGGTGTCGGTACCGGGCGCGCGGCGATCGCCGTCGAAAGTGACGGGCGCTTTCTGGTGGGTCCCGATAACGGGGTGCTCTCACCGGCGCTCTTCACGCTCGATGCGCGCGTGGTCGCCCTGCCGGTTGATGCACAGGCCTCGGCGACGTTTCATGGCCGCGATGTCTTTGCCCCCGTGGCCGCCGAGTTGGCGATGGGCGCGCCGCTCGAGAGCGTGGGGGATCCCTATATGAGCGCGCTGCGATTGCGGACGCCGCAGCCACAGCGGCACGCCGACGGGTCGCTGCACGGCGAAGTGCTCACGATTGATCGTTTCGGCAACGCGATCACGAATCTCGCGGTGCGCGATGGCGGCGTGATCGAGGTGGCGGGGCGACGCGCGCCGATGGTGCGCACGTACGGAGACGCCGAGACGGGGGCGCTGATTGCGCTCGTCGGATCGAACGGCTTTGTCGAACTGGCGATGCGCGAGGGGAACGCCGCGATCGCGCTTGGGCTCACGCGCGGGGCGTCGGTGGTGCTGCGCCCGCGCTGA
- a CDS encoding MATE family efflux transporter → MTNATADHEPLDAPRGELVGEPLSLTIRRVALPAVIANLLMTAFHNIDTFWIGRSLGAESLAAVTGAVFWIWLVISIGEMVSIGLDAIVARRHGERRPHEAAHAASEGLWLALGLGACIAAAAPFVVRALFALEETSAGVSAIGQTYLGLYLLGMPLVFGFFAVDATFRGKGDTRSPLVILAVTTVLGLILDPILIRGFGPIPALGVRGAALATLVPRALACVVGVWWLHQRAMIAWRAPRWSSLLTIARIGAPAAATGVAFSAIYVWLTRITTQFGTPALAALGLGFRVESVVYVVSVGMGAATAAIVGQSLGAGDERRAIRAGWAGMAVVSAIGAVMAAVTYVFPTQLAGIFSTDPAVVAEAAHYLRIAAFSQLFLGAEVVLESAMGGAGWTFVPMVLSTALTALRLPVGAWAAARWGTTGLWWTIALTAAARGIVMAALWAWGRWRRSQV, encoded by the coding sequence TTGACGAACGCTACGGCTGATCACGAACCGCTCGATGCCCCACGCGGCGAACTCGTTGGCGAACCGCTTTCGCTGACGATTCGCCGCGTGGCGCTTCCGGCCGTCATCGCGAACCTGCTGATGACGGCCTTTCACAACATCGACACCTTCTGGATCGGGCGGTCGTTGGGCGCCGAGTCGCTGGCGGCGGTCACGGGGGCCGTGTTCTGGATCTGGCTGGTGATTTCGATCGGCGAGATGGTGTCGATCGGTCTCGATGCCATCGTCGCGCGGCGTCATGGTGAGCGGCGCCCACACGAAGCGGCACATGCGGCGAGCGAGGGGCTCTGGCTGGCACTGGGACTCGGCGCGTGTATCGCGGCCGCGGCGCCCTTCGTGGTGCGCGCACTCTTTGCGCTCGAGGAGACGAGCGCCGGCGTGAGTGCCATCGGGCAGACGTACCTCGGGCTCTACCTGCTGGGGATGCCGCTCGTGTTCGGCTTCTTTGCTGTTGACGCGACCTTCCGCGGCAAGGGCGACACGCGCTCGCCGCTCGTGATCCTCGCGGTGACGACGGTATTGGGGCTCATCCTCGACCCCATACTCATTCGCGGCTTCGGGCCCATCCCGGCGCTTGGGGTGCGCGGCGCGGCACTGGCCACGCTCGTGCCGCGTGCGCTCGCGTGTGTGGTGGGCGTGTGGTGGTTGCATCAGCGCGCAATGATCGCGTGGCGCGCACCGCGCTGGTCGTCGTTGCTGACCATCGCGCGGATCGGCGCGCCGGCGGCAGCCACCGGCGTGGCGTTCAGTGCGATCTACGTCTGGCTGACGCGCATCACCACGCAGTTCGGTACGCCGGCGCTCGCGGCGCTCGGCCTCGGCTTTCGCGTGGAGAGCGTGGTGTACGTCGTGAGCGTCGGAATGGGCGCGGCCACGGCGGCGATCGTGGGGCAGAGCCTTGGCGCCGGTGATGAACGACGCGCCATTCGCGCGGGATGGGCCGGCATGGCCGTGGTGAGCGCAATTGGCGCGGTCATGGCCGCGGTCACCTATGTCTTTCCGACGCAGCTCGCGGGCATCTTTTCCACCGATCCGGCCGTCGTCGCCGAGGCGGCGCATTATCTGCGCATCGCGGCGTTCTCGCAGCTGTTTCTGGGCGCCGAGGTGGTGCTCGAGAGTGCGATGGGTGGCGCGGGGTGGACCTTCGTGCCGATGGTGCTGAGTACGGCACTGACCGCGTTGCGGCTGCCGGTTGGCGCCTGGGCCGCGGCGCGGTGGGGCACGACCGGGTTGTGGTGGACGATTGCCCTGACGGCGGCGGCGCGCGGAATCGTGATGGCCGCGCTCTGGGCGTGGGGCCGCTGGCGTCGGTCGCAGGTCTGA
- a CDS encoding Mrp/NBP35 family ATP-binding protein translates to MQPLMERITGALAAVRNPRTGADVMAAEQVRDIATTVDGKVRLTLLLAPEDDATLVRDVRQAVEALAGVTDVRVDVRDPAQSEPTPARQAPSPMNQPKAPAAGGFGRALPVMDAAPAKAPPKVPEPVQYPNLGRIIAVSSGKGGVGKSTVAVNLAVALAKAGKRVGIMDADIYGPNLPLMLGVDAAPAVRDEKIIPLEAYGVKVISLGFLIEKEQPAIWRGPIVMKIITQFLRDVNWGQLDYFLVDMPPGTGDAQLSLVQATQVHGAVVVTTPQQVAVGDALRGVKMFERTAVPVLGIVENMSYFENPETGKPIAIFGSGGGERLAKECDLPLLGQVPLDPRIQEGGDTGRPIVDAQPDSRAAKAIAQVAERVMQRLDERYG, encoded by the coding sequence ATGCAGCCCCTGATGGAGCGGATCACCGGCGCGCTCGCCGCTGTCCGCAACCCGCGCACCGGCGCCGATGTGATGGCCGCCGAGCAGGTGCGCGATATCGCTACCACCGTTGACGGCAAGGTCCGCCTCACGCTGCTCCTCGCGCCCGAGGACGACGCCACGCTGGTGCGCGACGTCCGTCAGGCCGTCGAGGCGCTGGCCGGCGTGACCGATGTGCGCGTCGATGTCCGCGACCCGGCGCAATCCGAACCCACACCGGCGCGTCAGGCGCCTTCTCCCATGAACCAACCGAAGGCTCCCGCGGCTGGTGGCTTCGGCCGCGCGCTGCCCGTGATGGATGCGGCGCCAGCCAAGGCGCCGCCCAAGGTCCCCGAGCCGGTGCAGTACCCGAACCTCGGCCGCATCATCGCCGTCTCGTCGGGCAAGGGCGGCGTCGGGAAGAGCACCGTCGCCGTGAATCTCGCGGTGGCGCTCGCCAAGGCCGGCAAGCGGGTCGGCATCATGGACGCCGACATCTACGGCCCGAATCTCCCGCTCATGCTGGGCGTCGATGCGGCGCCCGCCGTGCGCGACGAGAAGATCATTCCGCTCGAAGCGTACGGCGTGAAGGTCATCTCGCTCGGCTTCCTCATCGAGAAGGAGCAGCCGGCGATCTGGCGTGGCCCCATCGTGATGAAGATCATCACGCAGTTCCTGCGCGATGTGAACTGGGGGCAGCTCGACTACTTCCTCGTGGACATGCCGCCGGGCACCGGTGACGCGCAGCTGTCGCTCGTGCAGGCCACGCAGGTGCATGGCGCGGTCGTGGTGACGACGCCGCAGCAGGTGGCCGTTGGTGATGCGCTGCGTGGCGTGAAGATGTTCGAGCGCACGGCGGTGCCGGTGCTCGGCATCGTGGAGAACATGTCGTACTTCGAGAACCCCGAGACCGGCAAGCCGATCGCCATCTTCGGGAGCGGCGGCGGTGAGCGCCTCGCCAAGGAGTGCGACTTGCCGCTGCTCGGGCAGGTGCCGCTCGATCCGCGCATTCAGGAGGGGGGGGACACCGGTCGCCCCATCGTGGATGCGCAGCCCGACTCGCGCGCGGCCAAGGCCATCGCGCAGGTCGCGGAACGTGTGATGCAGCGTCTTGACGAACGCTACGGCTGA
- a CDS encoding bifunctional oligoribonuclease/PAP phosphatase NrnA gives MGTGVADGLLSASDARRAAIRSWADALRPGMTVALSTHINADGDGCGSETALARLLAQRGITCRIVNPTPWPAMFQFLLGDDVHDATAQGAAALDDIDALVVLDINDVRRLGQLADRVRALTVPISVIDHHVAGDEPVGTLAVTDTAACATGELVYDIAMALDLEITPAIAQSLYAAILTDTGSFRYSNTSPRAHAVASHLLSAGVDPEEMYRRIYAQVSVGRLQLLRSALETLEVDSSIGLSWISVDADAMERFKVTSEDLDGIVEHPRSISGTRLALFFRDLGHGKVKVSFRSTGQVDVQQFARRYGGGGHAKASGALLTGALADVRSQVVHDARQYLASGA, from the coding sequence ATGGGTACAGGGGTGGCCGATGGGCTGCTGAGCGCATCGGATGCGCGTCGGGCAGCAATTCGCAGCTGGGCCGACGCGCTGCGCCCCGGGATGACCGTGGCGCTCTCCACCCACATCAATGCTGATGGCGACGGGTGCGGTTCGGAAACCGCACTCGCCCGCCTCCTCGCCCAGCGGGGGATCACGTGCCGCATCGTGAATCCCACGCCGTGGCCGGCGATGTTCCAGTTCCTCCTGGGCGATGACGTGCACGACGCCACCGCCCAGGGCGCCGCGGCCCTCGATGATATCGACGCCCTCGTGGTGCTCGATATCAACGATGTCCGCCGGCTCGGTCAGCTCGCCGACCGCGTGCGCGCGCTGACCGTGCCGATCTCGGTGATCGATCACCACGTGGCCGGCGATGAACCGGTCGGCACGCTCGCGGTGACCGACACCGCTGCCTGCGCCACCGGTGAGCTCGTGTACGACATCGCCATGGCGCTCGACCTCGAGATCACGCCGGCGATCGCCCAGTCGCTCTACGCCGCGATCCTCACCGATACCGGCAGCTTCCGCTACAGCAATACCTCCCCGCGCGCCCACGCCGTGGCCTCCCATCTCCTGTCGGCCGGCGTTGACCCCGAGGAGATGTACCGCCGCATCTACGCCCAGGTGAGCGTCGGACGCCTGCAGCTGCTGCGCTCCGCACTCGAGACCCTCGAAGTCGATAGCAGCATCGGCCTGTCATGGATCTCCGTGGATGCCGATGCCATGGAACGCTTCAAGGTCACGAGCGAAGATCTCGACGGCATCGTCGAACACCCGCGATCGATCTCCGGCACTCGCCTCGCGCTCTTCTTCCGCGACCTCGGCCACGGCAAGGTCAAGGTGAGCTTCCGCAGCACCGGGCAGGTGGATGTGCAGCAGTTCGCCCGCCGCTACGGCGGCGGCGGCCACGCCAAGGCCAGCGGCGCACTGCTTACGGGCGCCCTCGCGGACGTCCGCTCGCAGGTGGTGCACGACGCGCGACAGTATCTCGCGTCGGGGGCGTAA
- a CDS encoding amino acid permease, whose amino-acid sequence MGIWSKKSIAALRAEADSSEGGLKRTLGALNLTMLGIGAIIGAGIFVLTGTAAANFAGPGVSLSFVLAGLACLFAGLCYAEFASMIPIAGSAYTYSYATMGEGVAWFIGWNLILEYLFAASTVSVGWSGYFSAMLNEVGIHIPAAFASAPLGVEGGHTVVRAFTCVDASGATLVDAVSKAAYATRDACTAAGGNVVNGLINLPAVLLILALTMLLVRGVQESATLNNIIVAIKMVIVLLVIGFGFMYVNRENWTPFIPEMVTNPDGSTKYGVAGVLRAAPVVFFAYIGFDAVSTAAQEAKNPQRDLPIGMISSLLICTVLYILMSLVMTGLTKYTALGVAHPVSAALEAVPQLKWLEYLVNIGAVAGLSSVVLVMLMGQPRIFYTMSRDGLLPKIFAKVHPRYQTPAASTWIVGIIAIVIAGFFPLGLLGELVSGGTLAAFATVCIGVMVLRKRSPELERPFRTPLVPLVPILGAGATLYMMYQLPKLTWMLLAAWTAIGMTTYFIYGMKNSTIGKKESGR is encoded by the coding sequence ATGGGAATCTGGTCCAAGAAGTCTATCGCAGCGCTCCGCGCAGAAGCGGACAGCTCCGAGGGTGGCCTCAAGCGCACACTCGGCGCGCTGAACCTCACGATGCTCGGCATCGGTGCCATCATCGGCGCCGGCATCTTCGTGCTGACGGGTACCGCGGCCGCGAATTTCGCCGGCCCGGGCGTCTCGCTCTCCTTCGTGCTGGCCGGCCTGGCGTGCCTCTTCGCCGGTCTGTGCTACGCGGAGTTCGCGAGCATGATCCCGATCGCCGGGTCCGCGTACACGTACAGCTACGCGACCATGGGTGAAGGCGTGGCGTGGTTCATCGGCTGGAACCTGATCCTCGAGTACCTGTTCGCGGCGTCGACCGTGAGCGTGGGCTGGTCGGGGTATTTCAGCGCGATGCTGAACGAGGTGGGGATCCACATTCCGGCGGCCTTCGCCAGCGCGCCACTCGGCGTGGAAGGCGGCCACACGGTGGTGCGCGCCTTCACCTGCGTGGACGCCAGCGGCGCCACCCTGGTGGATGCGGTGAGCAAGGCAGCGTATGCCACGCGTGATGCGTGCACGGCCGCCGGTGGCAATGTGGTCAACGGCCTGATCAACCTCCCGGCCGTGCTGCTCATCCTCGCGCTCACGATGCTCCTCGTGCGTGGTGTGCAGGAATCGGCGACGCTCAACAACATCATCGTCGCCATCAAGATGGTCATCGTGCTCCTCGTGATCGGCTTCGGGTTCATGTACGTGAACCGCGAGAACTGGACGCCGTTCATCCCGGAGATGGTCACCAACCCCGACGGCAGCACGAAGTACGGCGTGGCCGGCGTGCTCCGCGCGGCCCCGGTCGTCTTCTTCGCCTACATCGGCTTCGACGCCGTCTCCACCGCTGCGCAGGAAGCGAAGAACCCGCAGCGCGACCTGCCGATCGGCATGATCTCGTCGCTGCTGATCTGCACGGTGCTCTACATCCTGATGTCGCTGGTCATGACGGGCCTCACCAAGTACACGGCGCTTGGCGTCGCGCACCCGGTGTCGGCCGCGCTCGAAGCGGTGCCGCAGCTCAAGTGGCTCGAGTACCTCGTGAACATCGGCGCCGTCGCGGGTCTGTCGTCGGTCGTGCTCGTCATGCTCATGGGCCAGCCGCGCATCTTCTACACGATGTCGCGCGACGGCCTGCTGCCGAAGATCTTCGCCAAGGTGCACCCGCGCTATCAGACGCCGGCCGCCTCGACCTGGATCGTCGGCATCATCGCCATCGTCATCGCCGGCTTCTTCCCGCTCGGCCTCCTCGGTGAGCTCGTGTCGGGCGGCACGCTCGCCGCGTTCGCCACGGTCTGCATTGGCGTGATGGTCCTCCGCAAGCGCTCGCCGGAACTCGAGCGCCCGTTCCGCACCCCGCTCGTGCCGCTCGTGCCGATCCTGGGCGCCGGCGCGACGCTGTACATGATGTACCAGCTGCCGAAGCTCACGTGGATGCTCCTGGCCGCGTGGACGGCGATCGGCATGACGACGTACTTCATCTATGGCATGAAGAACTCCACGATCGGCAAGAAGGAATCGGGCCGGTAA